The following coding sequences are from one uncultured Desulfobacter sp. window:
- a CDS encoding tetratricopeptide repeat protein encodes MRLDPSNLQAEVELGRLLLGAKAVLKAEKRAVHVLEKDPKHVDARLLMASVHFFNKAYDKGKAILSGMLAENITRPDIYIMMAALSAKDKDWTGERLFLEQGLKANPNSVPLLVRLSNVAVKDEQFETAKGYVEKAIRLESDQITNKLALARLYLIQKDVQKAESYLNGLIDAPDANDSVFMPIANFWLNAEQPEKAENILKKAIAKSPRDFDFRLFLAQIYTNTGKLDDSEQVLRESLEVNKDPGHPGIVRTKMALAELMLAKAQPDAAEKLVDEVLTEDPKNIDAHILKGKFYLNRRDGLNAISEFRVVVADKPDLIQAYLDLALAHTLNKEPLLALDVLEKGLKENPKSDKILMALAQIKTVVEKDTEKGEAYLKKILALAPDNIQSLIRLGDFYTVTKQYDKALKQYEQIKKIQTDSPAGYLKTANVYLKRNEADKALLELKSGYEKFPDAVLLIFKLSQLYLNKKNVDAAIDLCEKRLEKNPKEAFSWNLLGGIYFVIKKYDKAETHFEKAIEISPEWQKPYESLAKLYLVQGKKESAVAKLESAIRQNEKNKAAWMLLGMIYKQNKDYEAAATVFKQAFDAIPTLWVAANNYAYITSEYLAERADLSQAMVYAQKAVSLSGNAGPARDTLGWAYYKMGNLEQAYDEIKIALEQRPDNHILNYHMGMVLEKQGRHQEAANHLESALAKNQDFPGADSARKIVNQYERQN; translated from the coding sequence ATGCGGCTCGATCCTTCCAATCTTCAGGCCGAGGTCGAACTAGGCCGCCTACTGCTCGGGGCCAAGGCGGTACTAAAAGCCGAAAAGCGTGCAGTTCATGTCCTTGAAAAAGATCCCAAGCATGTGGATGCAAGGCTGTTAATGGCCTCTGTTCATTTTTTTAATAAGGCATATGACAAGGGTAAAGCCATTTTGTCCGGCATGCTGGCCGAAAATATTACCCGTCCCGATATATACATAATGATGGCAGCCTTGTCCGCAAAGGATAAAGATTGGACCGGGGAAAGATTGTTTTTAGAGCAGGGCCTGAAGGCAAACCCGAATAGCGTTCCCCTGTTGGTCAGGCTGAGCAATGTCGCTGTCAAGGATGAACAATTTGAGACGGCAAAAGGATACGTTGAAAAAGCCATTCGTCTTGAGTCCGATCAAATAACAAATAAACTTGCTTTGGCCCGGCTTTACCTGATTCAAAAAGATGTGCAGAAGGCTGAATCCTATCTCAACGGCTTGATTGATGCCCCTGATGCCAACGATTCTGTTTTCATGCCGATTGCCAATTTCTGGCTGAACGCGGAACAGCCGGAAAAAGCGGAAAATATTCTTAAAAAAGCCATTGCCAAAAGTCCAAGAGATTTCGATTTTCGGCTTTTCCTGGCTCAAATATATACCAACACCGGTAAACTGGATGACTCGGAGCAGGTTTTAAGAGAAAGCCTGGAGGTCAACAAAGACCCCGGCCATCCGGGTATTGTCCGGACTAAGATGGCCCTGGCGGAACTGATGCTGGCCAAAGCGCAACCGGATGCTGCTGAAAAACTGGTGGATGAAGTCCTGACAGAAGATCCCAAAAATATTGATGCACACATCCTTAAAGGCAAATTTTACCTGAACAGGAGAGACGGACTCAATGCCATATCCGAGTTCAGAGTTGTCGTGGCGGACAAACCCGATCTTATTCAAGCTTACCTGGACCTGGCACTCGCACACACGCTCAACAAGGAGCCCCTGCTGGCACTGGATGTTCTTGAAAAAGGCCTTAAAGAGAATCCGAAATCCGATAAAATTCTCATGGCGTTGGCCCAGATAAAGACGGTGGTGGAAAAGGACACGGAAAAAGGAGAGGCGTATCTTAAAAAAATTTTGGCCCTGGCACCGGACAATATTCAATCCCTCATCAGATTAGGGGATTTTTATACCGTCACCAAGCAATATGACAAAGCTTTAAAGCAGTATGAACAGATTAAAAAAATTCAAACGGATTCCCCAGCCGGATATCTCAAGACAGCCAATGTTTATCTCAAACGCAATGAAGCGGATAAAGCGCTTTTAGAACTTAAGTCCGGATATGAAAAATTTCCGGACGCAGTTCTGTTGATCTTCAAATTGTCTCAGCTTTATTTGAACAAAAAAAATGTGGATGCGGCCATCGATTTATGTGAAAAGCGGCTTGAGAAAAATCCCAAAGAAGCCTTTAGCTGGAACCTTCTGGGCGGCATTTATTTTGTAATCAAAAAGTATGATAAAGCTGAAACCCATTTTGAAAAGGCGATTGAGATTTCTCCTGAATGGCAGAAGCCATACGAAAGCCTGGCAAAGCTTTACCTGGTCCAGGGAAAAAAAGAGAGTGCTGTCGCAAAACTTGAGTCTGCGATCCGGCAAAATGAAAAAAATAAGGCTGCCTGGATGCTTTTGGGCATGATTTATAAACAAAATAAAGATTATGAGGCAGCAGCAACGGTTTTTAAACAGGCCTTTGATGCCATCCCGACCCTTTGGGTTGCGGCCAATAATTATGCCTACATCACATCCGAATATCTGGCCGAGCGGGCCGATCTTTCCCAAGCCATGGTATATGCCCAAAAAGCGGTGAGCCTGAGCGGCAATGCCGGTCCGGCAAGGGATACCCTTGGATGGGCTTACTATAAAATGGGGAATCTTGAACAGGCTTATGATGAAATTAAAATCGCCCTTGAGCAAAGGCCGGATAACCATATCCTCAATTATCACATGGGCATGGTGCTGGAAAAACAGGGCCGGCATCAGGAGGCTGCGAATCACCTTGAATCTGCATTGGCCAAGAATCAAGACTTTCCTGGGGCCGATAGTGCCAGAAAAATTGTAAATCAGTATGAAAGGCAGAACTGA
- a CDS encoding transposase — MAIFTLPFLQKDFFRGIVINDDVSFGKDAAYEVLKGRHSNWRRLLLSVGIKLYQFFDRLTDENRESVLIVDDSPYDRSRSKKVELLSRVWDHSTGKFIKGFRMLTLCWSDGASCLPLDFCLLSSSDAKKRLCENQKIMDKRCSAWRRRQEATITAPENLEAMVKRVLATGVRAKHILMDSWFMMPATVTALSKYINVVGMVKKTSKIHYEFNGRWVDVKAIYRQLKKRRGRAKILASTVVTLKGGLSARLVFVRDRRKKDWLVLLSTDLALSNEDIVRIYGKRWDIEVFFKMAKQHLKLAKEMQCRDYDALVAHTTIVFMRYMFLAYQNRTQTDDRTFGELFYACCDEVADLSFVEALYRIMIIAGDQLKKIGDYCEKTATAFFDAVMGTTLQQFGFVENRKLAGNF; from the coding sequence ATGGCTATATTTACATTACCATTCCTGCAAAAAGATTTCTTTAGGGGAATTGTAATCAATGACGACGTGTCATTTGGTAAAGACGCTGCATATGAAGTTCTTAAGGGAAGGCACTCTAACTGGAGGCGCTTACTTTTGTCTGTTGGTATCAAACTGTACCAGTTTTTCGATCGATTGACCGATGAAAATCGTGAATCGGTCCTGATCGTTGACGATAGCCCTTATGACCGTTCTCGATCAAAAAAAGTAGAGCTTCTTTCAAGGGTATGGGATCACAGCACGGGTAAATTTATCAAGGGATTCCGAATGCTGACGCTCTGCTGGTCAGATGGAGCCAGTTGTCTGCCCTTAGATTTTTGTCTTCTGTCCTCATCAGATGCCAAAAAGCGTCTTTGTGAAAATCAAAAAATCATGGATAAAAGATGCAGTGCATGGAGACGAAGGCAAGAGGCTACAATTACAGCTCCCGAGAACCTGGAAGCCATGGTTAAGCGAGTTCTGGCAACTGGCGTTCGTGCAAAACATATATTGATGGACAGCTGGTTTATGATGCCCGCCACAGTCACAGCATTGAGCAAATACATTAATGTTGTGGGTATGGTGAAAAAAACGTCAAAAATTCATTATGAATTCAATGGCCGTTGGGTGGATGTGAAAGCGATCTACCGGCAGCTAAAAAAGCGCCGTGGTCGGGCAAAAATTTTGGCAAGTACCGTTGTTACATTGAAGGGTGGATTATCTGCCAGGCTTGTTTTCGTGCGCGACCGGCGCAAAAAGGACTGGCTGGTGTTACTCTCCACAGACCTTGCATTGTCAAATGAAGACATCGTTAGAATTTATGGTAAACGCTGGGATATTGAGGTGTTTTTCAAAATGGCAAAACAGCATCTGAAGCTGGCAAAAGAGATGCAATGCCGGGACTATGATGCCCTGGTAGCCCACACCACTATTGTTTTCATGCGATATATGTTTTTGGCCTATCAAAATCGAACCCAAACCGATGACAGGACCTTCGGAGAATTATTCTATGCCTGCTGCGATGAGGTCGCCGATCTATCTTTTGTGGAAGCTCTTTACAGAATAATGATTATTGCCGGTGACCAATTGAAAAAAATCGGTGACTATTGTGAGAAGACCGCAACGGCATTTTTTGATGCTGTTATGGGAACAACCCTCCAGCAATTCGGTTTTGTAGAAAATCGAAAGTTAGCTGGTAATTTTTAA